Proteins co-encoded in one Metabacillus sp. KUDC1714 genomic window:
- the sucC gene encoding ADP-forming succinate--CoA ligase subunit beta, whose translation MNIHEYQGKELLRKYGVSVPNGRVAFSVDEAVEAAKELGTDVVVVKAQIHAGGRGKAGGVKVAKNLDEARTYAEEILGKTLVTHQTGPEGKEVKRLLIEEGCDIKKEYYVGLVLDRATSRVVLMASEEGGTEIEEVAEKTPEKIFKEVIDPAVGLQGYQARRIAFNINIKKELVGQAVKFMMGLYQAFVEKDCSIAEINPLVVTGDGKVMALDAKLNFDSNALYRHKDIVEYRDLEEEDAKEIEASKYDLSYISLDGNIGCMVNGAGLAMSTMDIIKFYGGDPANFLDVGGGATAEKVTEAFKIILSDENVKGIFVNIFGGIMKCDVIAEGVVEATKQVGLEIPLVVRLEGTNVDLGKKILNESGLNITSAESMADGAQKIVSLVG comes from the coding sequence ATGAATATCCATGAGTACCAAGGGAAAGAACTCCTTCGAAAATACGGGGTTTCTGTACCAAATGGACGAGTGGCTTTTTCTGTGGATGAAGCAGTTGAAGCTGCAAAAGAACTTGGAACAGATGTAGTGGTAGTTAAAGCTCAAATCCATGCAGGTGGACGCGGTAAAGCTGGCGGGGTAAAAGTTGCTAAAAACCTTGATGAAGCTCGTACATATGCTGAAGAAATTCTTGGAAAAACATTAGTAACACACCAAACAGGTCCTGAAGGTAAAGAGGTTAAACGCCTACTTATTGAAGAAGGCTGTGATATTAAGAAGGAATATTACGTAGGTCTTGTATTAGACCGTGCTACATCACGTGTTGTTCTTATGGCCTCTGAAGAAGGTGGAACAGAGATTGAGGAAGTAGCAGAGAAAACTCCTGAAAAAATCTTTAAAGAAGTGATTGATCCTGCTGTAGGATTACAAGGCTATCAAGCTAGAAGAATCGCTTTTAACATTAACATTAAGAAAGAATTAGTTGGACAAGCTGTGAAATTCATGATGGGCTTATACCAAGCATTTGTTGAAAAGGATTGTTCAATTGCAGAAATTAATCCTTTAGTTGTTACTGGTGATGGAAAAGTTATGGCACTTGATGCGAAATTAAACTTTGATTCAAATGCACTATATCGCCACAAAGATATCGTAGAATATCGTGATCTTGAAGAAGAAGATGCAAAAGAAATTGAAGCATCTAAATATGACTTAAGCTATATTTCTTTAGACGGTAACATTGGATGTATGGTAAATGGTGCTGGTCTTGCAATGTCTACTATGGATATTATTAAGTTTTATGGCGGAGATCCGGCAAACTTCCTTGATGTTGGGGGCGGTGCAACTGCAGAAAAAGTAACAGAAGCATTTAAAATTATTCTATCTGATGAAAATGTTAAAGGTATTTTCGTTAACATCTTTGGTGGAATCATGAAATGTGATGTTATTGCAGAAGGTGTTGTAGAGGCAACAAAACAAGTAGGATTAGAGATTCCACTTGTTGTACGTCTAGAAGGTACAAACGTAGATTTAGGAAAGAAAATTTTAAATGAGTCTGGTTTAAATATTACTTCTGCAGAATCTATGGCTGACGGCGCACAAAAAATCGTTTCATTAGTAGGGTAA
- the ylqF gene encoding ribosome biogenesis GTPase YlqF, protein MTIQWFPGHMAKARRQVTEKLKLIDIVFELVDARIPMSSRNPMIDEIVSSKPRIVLLNKADKADDAITKQWLEFFKEKGIHALAIDAQTGTGLKQITALSKVLLKEKFDKMAAKGIKPRAIRALIIGIPNVGKSTLINRLAKKNITKTADRPGVTTAQQWVKVGQELELLDTPGILWPKFEDQLVGFKLATTGAIKDAILNLQEVTVFALNFLKEHYPNRLIGRFHLDELPDEIVPLFDEIGKKRGCIMPGGYIDYDKTSELVLREIRADKLGRLSFETPKQFTEQ, encoded by the coding sequence ATGACTATACAATGGTTTCCAGGACATATGGCAAAAGCTAGAAGACAAGTAACAGAAAAGCTTAAATTAATTGATATTGTTTTTGAACTTGTTGATGCTAGAATACCAATGTCTTCACGAAATCCTATGATCGATGAAATTGTGTCATCAAAGCCTCGTATTGTATTATTAAATAAGGCAGATAAGGCTGATGATGCCATAACCAAGCAATGGCTGGAGTTTTTCAAAGAAAAAGGTATACATGCCCTTGCAATCGATGCACAAACAGGAACTGGATTAAAACAAATTACCGCTTTATCAAAGGTATTGTTAAAAGAGAAATTTGATAAAATGGCTGCAAAAGGAATAAAACCTAGAGCTATACGAGCGTTAATTATCGGAATTCCAAATGTAGGGAAATCAACATTAATAAATAGACTGGCAAAGAAAAATATTACCAAAACAGCCGACAGGCCTGGTGTAACAACTGCTCAGCAGTGGGTAAAGGTTGGACAAGAACTTGAGCTCTTGGATACTCCAGGAATACTCTGGCCAAAATTTGAAGATCAGCTAGTAGGTTTTAAGCTTGCAACAACTGGTGCTATTAAAGATGCAATCCTAAATCTGCAAGAGGTAACAGTTTTTGCATTAAATTTTCTAAAAGAACACTATCCTAATCGGCTAATTGGTCGCTTTCATTTGGATGAGTTACCGGATGAGATTGTGCCCCTTTTTGATGAAATCGGTAAAAAGCGTGGGTGTATTATGCCTGGAGGTTATATTGATTATGATAAAACCTCTGAACTTGTTCTTAGAGAAATCCGTGCTGATAAATTAGGAAGATTATCTTTTGAAACACCAAAACAATTTACTGAACAATAA
- a CDS encoding EscU/YscU/HrcU family type III secretion system export apparatus switch protein, with product MISSREIKQAIALRYDNEKEIAPKVIAKGKGLVAKEIIKAANKQEIHIQEDPALIELLSKLEIHQQIPEELYEAVAEIFAFLYKLDKEI from the coding sequence ATGATTAGTAGCAGGGAAATAAAACAAGCAATTGCCTTAAGATATGATAACGAAAAAGAAATTGCGCCAAAAGTTATAGCAAAAGGAAAAGGACTAGTTGCGAAAGAAATTATTAAAGCTGCAAACAAACAAGAAATCCACATACAAGAAGACCCGGCATTGATCGAATTACTATCAAAACTTGAAATCCATCAGCAAATCCCTGAAGAGCTATACGAGGCAGTTGCAGAAATTTTTGCATTTCTATATAAACTTGACAAAGAAATATAA
- the dprA gene encoding DNA-processing protein DprA, with amino-acid sequence MDIVTKRLFLLSHCKGVSNQLLYKLYKIDPTLNIFYSLNDDEWTLYLNVKKDKVHAIKKEYNLIDFDSLYEKYIEHNISFVSLYDEKYPHLLKEISDPPPIMYYKGDISLAQRRHLISVVGTRYPTDYGKKALEHLLKPLIIDNWVIVSGMAKGIDTLGHETALHNGGKTIAVIAGGLFHIYPKQNIPLANVLMSSHLILSEHPPFTPPQKWHFPMRNRIISGLSEGTIIIQAKNRSGSLITAYQALEQNREVFAVPGSIFDECSSGTNELIQSGAKLVQNASHIIEELPINH; translated from the coding sequence ATGGACATTGTTACTAAAAGATTATTTCTATTATCACATTGTAAAGGTGTAAGTAATCAACTTCTTTATAAACTCTATAAAATTGACCCAACTTTAAATATCTTTTACTCGCTTAATGATGATGAATGGACTCTTTATTTAAATGTGAAGAAAGATAAGGTTCATGCTATCAAGAAAGAATATAATTTAATAGATTTTGACTCACTTTATGAAAAATACATTGAGCACAATATATCTTTTGTTTCTTTATATGATGAAAAATATCCGCATTTGTTGAAAGAAATTTCCGACCCACCGCCAATAATGTATTATAAGGGGGATATTAGCTTAGCACAGCGTCGACATTTAATAAGTGTAGTTGGTACGAGGTATCCAACTGATTACGGTAAAAAAGCTCTAGAGCACCTTTTAAAGCCGCTTATTATTGATAATTGGGTAATTGTAAGTGGCATGGCTAAAGGAATTGATACATTAGGTCATGAAACAGCCCTACATAATGGTGGGAAAACGATTGCGGTTATTGCAGGTGGTTTATTTCATATCTATCCAAAACAAAATATACCATTAGCTAATGTACTTATGTCATCACATCTTATCCTCTCAGAACATCCCCCATTTACACCACCTCAAAAATGGCATTTTCCGATGAGAAACCGAATAATAAGTGGGTTATCAGAAGGGACAATTATTATTCAAGCAAAAAATAGAAGTGGTTCATTAATAACAGCATACCAAGCTCTTGAACAAAATCGCGAGGTATTTGCTGTACCTGGTTCCATATTTGATGAATGTAGTTCTGGTACTAATGAACTAATACAAAGCGGGGCAAAATTAGTTCAAAATGCATCACATATTATTGAAGAATTGCCAATCAATCATTAA
- the lepB gene encoding signal peptidase I — protein MTKKKNELLEWIKALAIAVLLAAVIRYFFFAPIVVDGYSMMPTLHTQDRMIVNKFSYKIGEPKRFDIVVFHATIDKDYIKRVIGLPGDHVEYENDTLYINGEAFEEPYLEEYKNQLIDGPLTEPFDLESIIGQSTVPEGHIFVMGDNRRQSKDSRHIGTVPIEEVMGKTSLVYWPISGFRIAE, from the coding sequence ATGACAAAAAAGAAAAACGAACTGTTAGAATGGATTAAGGCATTGGCGATAGCAGTACTATTAGCAGCCGTCATACGTTATTTCTTTTTTGCTCCAATAGTAGTTGATGGATATTCTATGATGCCAACCTTACATACACAGGATAGGATGATTGTGAATAAGTTCTCATATAAAATCGGTGAACCTAAACGTTTTGATATTGTTGTATTTCATGCAACGATTGACAAAGATTATATTAAAAGAGTAATCGGTTTGCCGGGGGATCATGTTGAGTATGAGAATGATACTCTTTATATAAATGGAGAAGCGTTTGAAGAACCATACCTTGAAGAATATAAAAATCAACTAATAGATGGACCATTAACCGAGCCCTTTGATCTCGAAAGTATCATTGGACAATCAACAGTACCAGAAGGCCATATCTTTGTTATGGGTGATAATAGAAGACAAAGTAAGGATAGCAGACACATTGGTACAGTTCCGATTGAAGAAGTTATGGGAAAAACCAGTTTGGTATACTGGCCCATCTCAGGTTTTAGAATCGCTGAGTAA
- a CDS encoding YlqD family protein, translating to MDILHRVTVKQILTETSKQALIEQFTNKKKLLEQECDQLYFQYKKVEKTSNQLATQFLKEIDKRREKIKLVEFQLQQVHTLPLGSELKEKEVEAIIEVNVGDNWNELMKERTIVIKDGIVDQIRLR from the coding sequence ATGGATATACTCCACCGTGTTACTGTAAAACAAATCTTGACTGAAACAAGTAAGCAAGCATTAATTGAGCAGTTTACAAATAAGAAAAAACTACTAGAGCAAGAGTGTGATCAACTATATTTTCAATATAAAAAGGTTGAAAAAACTAGCAATCAGCTTGCAACACAATTTTTAAAAGAGATCGATAAAAGACGTGAAAAAATAAAACTAGTTGAATTTCAACTTCAACAAGTACATACTTTACCCCTTGGTAGTGAGCTTAAGGAAAAAGAAGTGGAAGCAATTATTGAAGTAAATGTTGGTGACAATTGGAATGAACTAATGAAAGAAAGAACAATTGTCATAAAAGATGGAATTGTAGATCAAATACGCCTGAGGTGA
- a CDS encoding ribonuclease HII, producing MQLTTKEIQDRLSEIKSDKDPFLKECKTDSRKGVQQLVQKWMKKYEQDKILQQQFYSMLSYERSAHNNGFHLIAGIDEVGRGPLAGPVVAAAVILKEECYMPGLNDSKKLSAPMREKFFNLIKENAQAIGIGIVAPEVIDQINIYEATKLAMKNAIKELEIQPNFLLLDAMKLELPISQESIIKGDTKSVSIAASSVIAKVTRDRIMLDIAKQFPEYSFDQHMGYGTKYHLEALQKYGVTVHHRKSFAPVKELLQSY from the coding sequence ATGCAATTAACAACGAAGGAAATACAAGATAGATTATCTGAAATCAAAAGTGATAAGGATCCTTTTCTAAAAGAGTGTAAAACTGATTCAAGAAAAGGCGTACAACAGCTTGTGCAAAAATGGATGAAAAAGTATGAACAAGATAAGATTCTTCAGCAGCAGTTCTATAGCATGCTTAGCTATGAAAGAAGTGCACATAACAATGGTTTTCATTTGATAGCAGGTATTGATGAAGTGGGGAGAGGCCCACTTGCTGGGCCTGTGGTAGCAGCAGCGGTCATCTTAAAAGAAGAGTGTTACATGCCTGGATTAAACGATTCTAAGAAGCTATCGGCACCAATGAGAGAGAAGTTTTTCAATCTTATTAAAGAAAATGCGCAGGCGATTGGAATTGGTATCGTCGCACCAGAGGTTATTGATCAAATAAATATATATGAAGCTACAAAATTAGCTATGAAGAATGCGATCAAAGAGCTAGAAATCCAGCCGAATTTTTTATTACTTGATGCAATGAAATTAGAATTACCAATTTCACAGGAATCCATTATTAAGGGTGATACAAAAAGTGTATCAATTGCAGCAAGCTCAGTTATCGCTAAGGTTACTCGTGATCGCATCATGCTTGATATAGCAAAGCAATTCCCTGAATATAGTTTTGATCAACATATGGGATATGGCACAAAGTACCATTTGGAAGCATTGCAAAAATATGGTGTTACAGTACATCATCGTAAAAGCTTTGCACCTGTAAAAGAATTACTACAATCATATTAA
- a CDS encoding KH domain-containing protein, with translation MKELIEAIVKPLVDSPEHVEITELVTENQITYRLSVHKEDVGKVIGKQGRIAKAIRTVVYAAGSNSSKRIQLEIND, from the coding sequence ATGAAAGAGTTAATCGAAGCTATTGTTAAGCCGCTTGTTGACTCACCAGAGCATGTTGAAATAACAGAACTGGTAACTGAGAACCAAATTACGTATCGCCTTTCTGTTCATAAAGAAGACGTTGGTAAAGTAATTGGAAAACAAGGCCGTATAGCAAAAGCGATTCGAACTGTTGTTTATGCAGCAGGATCAAATTCATCTAAAAGAATTCAACTTGAAATTAATGACTGA
- the sucD gene encoding succinate--CoA ligase subunit alpha, translating into MSVFINKDTKVIVQGITGSTALFHTKQMLEYGTNIVGGVTPGKGGTEASGVPVFNTVQEAVQKTGANASVIYVPAPFAADAIMEGVDAELDLVICITEHIPVLDMVKVKRYMEGKNTRLVGPNCPGVITPDECKIGIMPGYIHKKGHVGVVSRSGTLTYEAVHQLSQAGIGQSTAVGIGGDPVNGTNFIDVLKAFNEDEDTYAVIMIGEIGGTAEEEAAEWVKANMTKPVVGFIGGQTAPPGKRMGHAGAIISGGKGTAEEKIKTMNECGIKVAETPSVMGETLISVLEEQGLLEKCKTH; encoded by the coding sequence ATGAGTGTATTTATTAATAAAGATACGAAAGTTATCGTACAAGGTATCACTGGTTCAACAGCACTTTTCCATACAAAGCAAATGCTAGAATATGGTACAAATATTGTTGGTGGTGTAACACCTGGTAAAGGTGGAACTGAGGCGAGCGGTGTACCAGTTTTCAATACAGTTCAAGAAGCTGTTCAAAAAACTGGTGCTAATGCATCTGTAATTTATGTACCTGCTCCTTTCGCTGCTGATGCAATTATGGAAGGTGTAGACGCAGAATTAGATTTAGTTATCTGTATTACAGAGCATATTCCAGTACTGGATATGGTAAAGGTTAAACGTTATATGGAAGGCAAGAATACTCGCCTTGTAGGACCTAACTGCCCAGGTGTTATTACACCAGATGAATGTAAAATTGGTATTATGCCAGGTTATATTCATAAAAAAGGTCATGTAGGTGTTGTATCTCGATCAGGAACGCTTACATATGAAGCAGTTCATCAACTATCACAAGCTGGTATTGGGCAATCTACTGCTGTGGGTATTGGTGGAGACCCAGTTAATGGGACAAACTTTATTGATGTTCTTAAAGCTTTCAACGAAGATGAGGATACATATGCTGTCATCATGATCGGTGAAATCGGTGGTACTGCTGAAGAGGAAGCTGCAGAATGGGTTAAAGCAAATATGACTAAACCAGTTGTTGGCTTTATCGGTGGTCAAACAGCACCTCCAGGAAAGCGTATGGGCCATGCTGGTGCAATTATTTCAGGTGGTAAAGGTACTGCCGAAGAAAAAATCAAAACAATGAACGAATGCGGTATTAAAGTGGCTGAAACACCATCTGTTATGGGTGAAACACTTATTTCAGTACTTGAAGAGCAAGGTTTGTTAGAGAAATGTAAAACACATTAA
- the rpsP gene encoding 30S ribosomal protein S16 — MAVKIRLKRMGSKRSPFYRIVVADSRSPRDGRYIEVVGTYNPVVQPAEVKINEELAMKWMQDGAKPSDTVRNLFSKQGIMEKFHNAKLSK, encoded by the coding sequence ATGGCAGTAAAAATTCGTTTAAAACGTATGGGATCAAAAAGATCACCTTTTTATCGTATTGTAGTAGCAGATTCTCGTTCACCACGTGATGGACGTTACATCGAAGTAGTTGGAACATACAATCCAGTTGTGCAACCAGCAGAAGTTAAAATCAACGAAGAATTAGCAATGAAATGGATGCAAGATGGTGCTAAACCATCTGATACAGTACGTAACTTGTTCTCAAAACAAGGCATTATGGAAAAATTCCATAACGCAAAATTAAGCAAGTAA
- the rimM gene encoding ribosome maturation factor RimM (Essential for efficient processing of 16S rRNA), whose translation MAEKWFNVGKIVNTHGVKGEVRVISKTDFAEERYEPGNKLYIFKDGSNDPIEVVVDNHRVHKNFDLLTFKGMNSIQDVEQFKGSLLKVDENQLSELDEGEFYFHEIIGCHMYTDQGEEIGKIHEILATGANDVWIVKRNGDKDLLVPYIKDIVKEINIEEKKVIITPMEGLLD comes from the coding sequence ATGGCTGAAAAATGGTTTAATGTTGGAAAAATCGTAAACACGCATGGAGTTAAAGGTGAGGTTCGTGTTATATCAAAAACAGATTTCGCTGAGGAAAGATATGAGCCTGGCAATAAATTATACATATTTAAAGATGGCTCCAATGATCCGATAGAGGTTGTTGTAGATAACCACCGGGTACATAAAAACTTTGACTTACTGACATTTAAAGGAATGAATTCCATTCAAGATGTAGAGCAATTTAAAGGTTCTTTACTAAAAGTAGACGAAAATCAGTTGTCAGAACTAGATGAAGGCGAATTCTATTTTCATGAAATCATTGGTTGCCACATGTATACGGATCAAGGAGAGGAAATCGGGAAAATCCATGAGATTTTAGCAACAGGTGCTAATGACGTATGGATAGTGAAAAGAAATGGTGATAAAGACCTCCTCGTTCCTTACATCAAAGATATTGTTAAGGAAATTAATATTGAAGAAAAGAAAGTAATCATTACTCCAATGGAAGGGTTACTAGACTGA
- the trmD gene encoding tRNA (guanosine(37)-N1)-methyltransferase TrmD, with protein MKIDFMTLFPEMFDGVLNESILKKAQEKEAVQFRIINFRDYSSNKHNNVDDYPYGGGAGMVLQPQPIFDAVEDIERQTDAKPKVILVCPQGERFTQAKAEQLATEEHLLFICGHYEGYDERIREHLVTDEISIGDFVLTGGELASMVIADSVVRLLPGVLGNEDSPVLDSYSSGLLEHPHYTRPADFRGMKVPEVLLSGNHKRIEEWREQESLRRTFTRRPDLLETYPLTEKQKSLIKQWENEK; from the coding sequence ATGAAAATTGATTTTATGACACTTTTTCCAGAGATGTTTGACGGTGTATTGAATGAATCGATTTTAAAAAAAGCACAGGAAAAAGAAGCTGTTCAGTTTCGGATTATTAATTTTCGTGATTATTCTTCAAATAAACATAATAATGTTGATGATTATCCTTATGGTGGTGGAGCAGGGATGGTTTTGCAGCCACAGCCCATATTTGATGCTGTAGAGGATATTGAAAGGCAAACAGATGCAAAACCTAAAGTGATCCTTGTATGCCCTCAAGGAGAGCGTTTTACGCAAGCTAAGGCTGAACAATTAGCAACCGAAGAACATCTCCTTTTTATATGTGGTCATTATGAAGGGTATGATGAACGGATTAGAGAGCATCTTGTAACAGATGAAATTTCAATTGGAGACTTCGTCTTAACAGGTGGTGAGCTTGCATCCATGGTAATTGCTGATAGTGTTGTTCGACTCCTTCCAGGAGTATTAGGAAATGAGGATTCACCAGTTTTAGATTCATATAGTTCAGGTCTACTTGAACATCCACATTATACGAGACCTGCAGATTTTAGAGGAATGAAGGTTCCTGAGGTCCTGCTGTCAGGTAATCATAAGCGTATTGAGGAATGGCGTGAGCAGGAGTCTCTCCGAAGGACATTCACCAGAAGACCAGATCTATTAGAAACTTATCCTCTTACAGAGAAGCAAAAATCTTTGATTAAACAATGGGAAAATGAAAAGTAG
- the rplS gene encoding 50S ribosomal protein L19 — translation MQKLIEDITKEQLKTDLPAFRPGDTVRVHVKVIEGTRERVQVYEGVVIKRRGGGISETFTVRKISYGVGVERTFPVHTPKIAKLEVIRRGKVRRAKLYYLRQLRGKAARIKEIR, via the coding sequence ATGCAAAAACTAATTGAAGATATCACAAAAGAACAATTAAAAACTGATCTACCTGCATTCCGTCCTGGTGACACAGTACGTGTACACGTAAAAGTTATCGAGGGTACTCGTGAACGTGTTCAGGTGTATGAAGGTGTTGTGATTAAGCGTCGTGGTGGTGGAATTAGTGAAACATTTACAGTACGTAAGATTTCTTACGGTGTAGGTGTTGAGCGTACTTTCCCTGTACACACACCAAAGATCGCGAAGTTAGAAGTTATCCGTCGCGGTAAAGTTCGCCGTGCGAAACTTTATTACCTACGTCAATTACGTGGTAAAGCTGCGCGTATCAAAGAAATTCGATAA